A section of the Carya illinoinensis cultivar Pawnee chromosome 12, C.illinoinensisPawnee_v1, whole genome shotgun sequence genome encodes:
- the LOC122289777 gene encoding exocyst complex component EXO70B1, with amino-acid sequence MASTTTGINSGGGGGGEDRVLATAQQIVKSLNTPKEVREDMLLIFSSFDNRLSNITNLIDGEDSVTEEDRFDAAEKVILRWDSSFLEASRRSLNSEDSRNEAHEFLSAIDEILNLMDGLSVRSDSDVVDRAENAIQLAMSRLEDEFRLVMIRNTVPLDSECLYGSIRRTALSFPVNDGEIYEGFESFSEEDRSGTQPYHERGASLGDDVSVDLIDPKAVDELKEIASRMLRSGYEKECVQVYSSVRRDALDECLAILGIEKLSIEEVQRIEWNSLDEKMKRWIQAVKIFVKVILSGEKCLCDQIFSGLDDTKEICFNETVKGCVMQLLNFGEAVAIGKRSPEKLFRILDMYDAINNGLPFLEEMVTDDLVIAEAKGVLTGLGEAAIGTFVEFENAVQSETSKKPMQCGDIHPLTRYVMNYVKLIVDYSDTLNLLLDNNPDDGCDTLQNDNDNDNFRLSPLARRLVLLISSLQSNLEEKSRLYEDTALQYVFLINNSLYVVQKVKGSDLGELLGDNWVRKRRGQIRQYATSYLRASWSKPLSFLRDEGIGVSSSNASKVTLKERFKNFNACFEDIYRVQTAWKVPDAQLREELRISISEKVIPAYRAFLGRFGNLVESGRHAGKYIKYTAEDLESFLLDLFEGTPRVLHHMRRKSS; translated from the coding sequence ATGGCCTCGACCACCACCGGTATCAATTCcggcggcggcggcggcggcgAGGACCGTGTCCTGGCCACGGCCCAGCAGATCGTGAAGAGCCTCAACACCCCGAAAGAGGTCCGAGAGGACATGCTGTTAATTTTCTCTAGCTTTGATAATCGGCTCTCGAACATCACCAATTTGATCGACGGAGAGGATTCTGTGACCGAGGAGGACCGCTTCGACGCCGCCGAGAAGGTCATTCTCCGGTGGGACTCCAGCTTCCTCGAAGCTTCTAGGCGCTCGCTCAACTCCGAGGACTCCCGCAACGAGGCCCATGAGTTCTTGTCCGCCATCGACGAGATTCTCAACCTGATGGATGGGCTATCGGTTCGGTCCGACAGTGATGTCGTGGACCGGGCCGAGAACGCGATCCAGCTGGCGATGTCCCGGCTCGAGGACGAGTTCCGCCTCGTGATGATCCGCAACACGGTCCCGCTCGACTCCGAGTGCCTCTACGGTTCGATCCGCCGGACCGCGCTCTCCTTCCCTGTCAACGATGGCGAAATCTACGAGGGTTTCGAGAGCTTCAGCGAGGAGGACCGTAGTGGCACCCAGCCATACCACGAGCGCGGCGCCAGCTTGGGCGACGACGTATCTGTCGATTTGATTGATCCCAAAGCGGTCGACGAGCTGAAAGAGATTGCCAGCCGTATGCTTCGCTCCGGTTACGAGAAGGAGTGCGTTCAGGTCTACAGTAGCGTCCGCCGCGACGCCCTGGATGAATGTCTTGCAATTTTGGGGATAGAGAAATTGAGCATTGAAGAGGTTCAGAGGATTGAGTGGAACTCATTGGACGAGAAGATGAAGAGATGGATTCAAGCTGTAAAGATCTTTGTTAAGGTCATCCTCAGCGGTGAGAAATGTCTATGCGATCAGATTTTCAGTGGCCTAGATGATACCAAGGAAATTTGCTTCAACGAGACTGTGAAAGGTTGTGTGATGCAGCTGTTGAATTTTGGTGAGGCAGTTGCGATCGGGAAAAGGTCGCCCGAGAAATTATTCAGGATATTGGATATGTATGATGCGATAAATAACGGGTTGCCGTTTTTGGAGGAGATGGTTACCGATGATCTTGTAATTGCTGAGGCGAAAGGGGTGCTCACGGGGCTGGGCGAGGCAGCCATTGGGACGTTTGTAGAGTTTGAGAATGCGGTTCAGAGTGAGACCTCGAAGAAACCGATGCAATGCGGTGATATTCATCCACTGACGCGGTATGTGATGAATTACGTGAAGCTGATTGTGGATTATAGCGATACTCTGAACTTGCTGCTGGACAATAATCCAGATGATGGGTGTGATACTTTGcaaaatgataatgataatgataacTTCAGATTGTCGCCGTTAGCCCGTAGGTTGGTCCTATTGATATCCTCTCTACAGTCCAATCTTGAGGAGAAATCGAGACTCTATGAGGATACTGCGCTGCAATATGTATTTCTGATAAATAATTCTCTCTACGTAGTGCAGAAAGTGAAAGGTTCAGATCTTGGGGAGCTGTTAGGCGATAATTGGGTTCGTAAGCGTCGTGGCCAGATACGGCAATACGCAACGAGCTATCTTAGGGCTTCTTGGAGCAAGCCGTTGTCCTTTTTAAGGGATGAAGGGATAGGTGTGAGCTCAAGCAATGCCTCCAAGGTGACTCTGAAGGAAAGATTTAAGAATTTCAATGCTTGCTTTGAGGATATCTACAGGGTTCAAACTGCTTGGAAGGTCCCGGACGCTCAACTTCGTGAAGAGCTCAGAATATCCATATCAGAAAAGGTTATCCCAGCTTACCGCGCATTTCTTGGGAGGTTTGGGAATCTAGTAGAGAGTGGAAGACATGCTGGAAAATACATAAAGTACACAGCGGAGGATTTGGAGAGTTTTTTGCTGGATTTGTTTGAAGGAACACCCCGAGTTCTGCATCACATGAGGAGAAAAAGTTCCTAG